The following is a genomic window from Crossiella equi.
GGCGGCGGTGACCAGCGGCAAACCGCACGTGGTGATCACCCCGTCCGGCCAGACCGCCACCGTCACCGTGCTCGCCCCCGACCGCATCGGCCTGATGTCCCAGGCCACCGGAGTGCTCGCGCTCAACTCCCTGGAGGTGCACGCGGCCGAGATCAGCGCGCACTCCGGCGCGGGCGTGGAGACCTTCACCGTCTCCCCGCGCTTCGGCACCCTGCCGGATGCCGCCCTGCTGCGCGAACAGCTGGTCAAGGTGCTGGACGGCTCGCTGAGCCTGGCCGACCGCCTGGCCGCCAAGGAGCGCGACTACGGCGGCCCGCCGGAGGAGATCGCCCCGCCCAGGGTGCTCTGGTTCGACGACGAGGCCACCGGCGCGGTGGTGATGGAGCTGCGCGCCACCGACCGCATCGGCCTGCTGCACCGCGTGGCCGCCGCGCTGGAACAGTGCGAGGTGGACATCCGCTGGGCCAGGGTCGCCACCCTGGGCGGCACGGTCGTGGACGCCTTCAGCCTCACCACCTCCGACGACGGCCTGGCCGAGCGCGGCAGCCCGGTCCGCCGCCGCATCGAGAAGGCGGTGCTGGCCGCGGCGCGCTGAATCCGGCCGGAGCGGGTAGGAAGTACCGGTGCCGGAAGATCGTCCCACCCCGCGACGGGGCTGGCTGCTGCCCGCGGTCGCCACCCTGTTCCTGCTGCTCGCACTCGCGGCGGCCTACCTGCTCTTCCTCGACCGCCAGGCCAGCTTCGCGCCCGCGCTGGTGCTCCGGGCCTTCCCGCTGCACGTGCTCGTGCTGGGCCTGCTCGCCGTGGTCGTGCTGGTCCTCGCGCTGCTGCGGCGCCGGGTGCTCCCGGTCGTGCTGGCCTCGCTCGCGGTCGCGCTGACCGTGGTCACCGGGGTGACGCCGGTGGTGGCCGTCCAGGACGTGGCGGGCCGGGTGGGCGCGGACCCGGGCTTCGGTGAGTACCTGGCCAACGCCGCCAGGGTGAACCTGGGCGGACCACGTCCCGAGCTCACCGTGCGCTACGCCTCCCCGGGCGGGCACGGCCTGGACCTGGACGTGTGGCCCTCGGTGGCCCCGGACTCGGGCAAGGCGGTGCTGCTGGTGCACGGCGGTGCCTGGCAGTCCGGCACCCGGAGCATGACCCCGGAGTGGAACCGCCTGCTGACCAGCCTCGGCTTCACCGTCTTCGACGTCGAGTACCGGATGACCGGCGACGTGCCCCCGGGCACCGCGTGGCAGGCCACCGTCGCCGACACCAAGTGCGCGCTGGCCTGGGTCACCGCCAACGCCGCCAAGTACCGGGTCGACCCGGAGCGGATCTCGGTGTTCGGCCAGTCCGCGGGCGGGCACCTGGCCCTGATGACCGCCTACACCAGCGGTACCGACGCCTTCCGCCCCAGCTGCGACCTGCCCGAGGGCAAGGTGCGCACCGCGGTCGACTTCTACGGCCCCTTCGACCTGGTCGCCTTCGCCACCGGCCCGGACAGCTCGGCCACCGGCCGGGAGATCCTGCGCACCGTCCTCGGCGGCTCGGTCACCGAGCAGAACGACCGCTACCGCCAGTTCTCGCCGAGCAGCTACGTCCGCCCCGGCCTGCCGCCCACGCTGATCCTGCAGGGTGAGGACGACTACCTGATGCCGCGCTCCCAGGCCCACCTGCTCGACGACGCGCTCGGCCGCGCGGGCGTGCCCCGCCAGTCGGTCTTCCTGCCCTACGCCGACCACGCCTTCGACGCCAACTGGGGCTCCTACCAGACCCAGGTGGCCCGCGCGGCCGTCTCGGGCTTCCTCCGGGCCAACGGCTGACCTCCGTGTTCGCCGCCCCCGTACCTCGTGTTGGCCGCCCCCGTACCTCGTGTTCGCCGTTCCGGCGGCCCGGCGCACCTGCGCAACACCCCGCTCCGGAGCGGGAGCAGCGCTGCCTAGCGGGACGTAGGTAGCTCCACCTAGGCCGGATCACGAAGCATCACGCTCCGCTGACCTGCGCGGATGCAGCACGCTGTGCCTCGTGACGCGGTTTCGGGGACCACGGTGGGGAGCTGTGGGCAGGAGCGCCAGTGCGTCACACGCGAGGAGCCGGCGGCGGTCTGGTGAGGGGTCCGGGCCGCCCCGGTGCGTGTTCCTGTCGGTTGCCTGAGCGTGACCACCCAGGCGGAACGTCCCGGTTCGTCGCATACGTTGTCTTGTTGTGGACACGGAGCGGAAGGACCACCCCTTGGTCGTACGAGTCGGCAGGCGCGACCTGTTGCTGCTCGCCGGGCTGCCGGGGGCGGGCAAGTCCTCGCTGCTGCGCAAGCTCCGGGCCACCGGGCCGTACACGGTGCTCGACTCCGACCAGGTCCGGGACCCGCTGGGCGAACGCCTGCCGCGTGTGCCCTACCGCTGCTACCGGCCGCTGGTGCACCTGCTGCACCACCTGCGCATCGTGCACGCCGCCCTGACCACCCGCGGCCCGGTGCTCGTGCACGAGCCCGCCACCCGCGTGTTCACCCGGACGTGGCTGTCCCTGCTCGCCCGCCTCACCGGCCGCACCCCGCGCATGCTCTGGCTGG
Proteins encoded in this region:
- a CDS encoding AAA family ATPase; translated protein: MVVRVGRRDLLLLAGLPGAGKSSLLRKLRATGPYTVLDSDQVRDPLGERLPRVPYRCYRPLVHLLHHLRIVHAALTTRGPVLVHEPATRVFTRTWLSLLARLTGRTPRMLWLEVTAEQARAGQRARARVIPAQSFAKHVRRALRISARLATGRPLRGWPEATVVYRQDVADGLKLELVGSAPR
- a CDS encoding alpha/beta hydrolase, producing MPEDRPTPRRGWLLPAVATLFLLLALAAAYLLFLDRQASFAPALVLRAFPLHVLVLGLLAVVVLVLALLRRRVLPVVLASLAVALTVVTGVTPVVAVQDVAGRVGADPGFGEYLANAARVNLGGPRPELTVRYASPGGHGLDLDVWPSVAPDSGKAVLLVHGGAWQSGTRSMTPEWNRLLTSLGFTVFDVEYRMTGDVPPGTAWQATVADTKCALAWVTANAAKYRVDPERISVFGQSAGGHLALMTAYTSGTDAFRPSCDLPEGKVRTAVDFYGPFDLVAFATGPDSSATGREILRTVLGGSVTEQNDRYRQFSPSSYVRPGLPPTLILQGEDDYLMPRSQAHLLDDALGRAGVPRQSVFLPYADHAFDANWGSYQTQVARAAVSGFLRANG